Proteins encoded in a region of the Tripterygium wilfordii isolate XIE 37 chromosome 21, ASM1340144v1, whole genome shotgun sequence genome:
- the LOC119989025 gene encoding translation initiation factor IF-2 isoform X2, translated as MAWIQAGKKGVQASITKALTSTQKRQAVGLFFATKNLEVVKSSASARCIQEFSSSTILCGSNYCKVMRKESLIRCFHASPELLARRENDEPFANNLKKTHRKGKYAKKEKKTEPPVEAPYVPPKLRRTAKSLQDKVVDVFEGMTVSELAKRTGESTVTLQDILVNVGEKAESEFEPLSIDVAELVAMEVGINARRIHSNEGAELLPRPPVVTVMGHVDHGKTSLLDALRQTSVAAKEAGGITQHLGAFVVDMSSGASITFLDTPGHAAFSAMRARGAAVTDIVVLVVAADDGVMRQTLEAMSHAKAANVPIVVAINKCDKPAANPDRVKIQLASEGLQLEEMGGDVQVVEVSAVQKTGLDNLEEALLLQAEMMNLKARIDGPAQAYVVEARLDKGRGPLATAIVKAGTLVCGQYVVIGSEWGRIRAIRDMIGKLAVQARPAMPVEIEGLKGLPMAGDDIIVVESEERAKMLSAGRKRKFEKDRLRKISEGIETLETCEDGDEEQLPKRVEMPIIVKADVQGTVQAVTDALRTLNSPQLYVNIVHVGVGPISHSDVDLAQACGACIVGFNVKSPPSSISQAAIQASIKIMMHRVIYHLLEDVGNLIVDKAPGTSETQVAGEAEVLSIFELKGRSKSKGDDVKIAGCRVIDGRVTKSLLMRILRSGEIVYEGSCVSLKRETQDVETVSKGNECGLVIHDCHDFQVGDIIQSLEQVIRKPKFISSESGAVRIEC; from the exons ATGGCTTGGATACAAGCTGGAAAAAAG GGTGTCCAAGCCAGTATCACCAAAGCTTTAACTTCAACACAAAAACGACAAGCAGTGGGGTTGTTTTTTGCAACTAAAAACCTGGAGGTTGTAAAATCTTCTGCTTCAGCGAGATGTATACAAG AGTTCTCTTCAAGCACGATTCTATGTGGGTCCAATTATTGCAAAGTTATGAGAAAAGAATCCCTGATAAG GTGTTTTCATGCCAGTCCGGAACTGTTGGCTAGAAGAGAAAACGATGAACCATTTGCTAATAATCTTAAGAAAACTCACAGAAAAGggaaatatgcaaaaaaagaaaagaaaactgaaCCACCTGTTGAAGCCCCATATGTGCCTCCAAAATTGAGAAGAACTGCCAAATCTTTGCAAGATAAAGTAGTTGATGTATTTGAAGGCATGACCGTTTCTGAGCTTGCCAAACGTACTGGTGAGTCAACAGTCACCCTTCAGGATATTCTTGTTAATGTTGGGGAAAAGGCTGAGTCAGAGTTCGAGCCTCTCAGCATCGATGTGGCAGAGTTGGTTGCGATG GAAGTTGGTATCAATGCTCGAAGGATCCACTCCAATGAAGGTGCAGAACTTTTACCACGACCTCCTGTTGTAACAGTCATGGGTCATGTTGACCATGGTAAAACTTCCCTTCTAGATGCTTTGCGGCAAACATCAGTTGCAGCGAAAGAAGCCGGAGGCATAACTCAGCATCTGGGTGCTTTTGTTGTTGACATGTCATCTGGAGCATCAATCACATTCCTAGATACTCCTGGCCATGCTGCATTTAGTGCAATGCGGGCAAGAGGAGCAGCTGTAACAGATATAGTCGTGCTAGTTGTGGCAGCTGATGATGGTGTGATGCGACAAACTCTTGAAGCAATGTCTCATGCGAAAGCAGCTAATGTACCCATTGTGGTTGCAATTAATAAATGTGACAAACCGGCTGCCAACCCTGATAGAGTAAAAATTCAGCTTGCATCGGAGGGGTTGCAGCTGGAGGAGATGGGTGGGGACGTTCAGGTTGTTGAGGTTTCAGCGGTGCAGAAAACTGGATTAGATAACTTGGAAGAGGCTTTGCTTCTTCAAGCGGAGATGATGAATCTAAAAGCCCGTATTGATGGTCCTGCTCAAGCGTATGTGGTTGAGGCAAGACTTGACAAAGGACGCGGTCCATTGGCTACAGCAATAGTGAAGGCGGGGACCCTGGTCTGTGGACAATATGTTGTCATAGGTTCAGAATGGGGAAGGATAAGGGCTATTAGGGACATGATAGGAAAACTTGCAGTGCAGGCCAGACCAGCAATGCCTGTTGAAATTGAAGGGTTGAAAGGACTTCCAATGGCAGGTGATGATATTATTGTTGTGGAATCCGAGGAGAGAGCTAAAATGCTTAGTGCAGGTAGGAAAAGGAAATTTGAAAAAGATAGGCTTCGGAAGATCAGTGAAggtattgaaactttggaaacaTGTGAAGATGGTGATGAAGAACAACTGCCTAAGAGGGTTGAAATGCCAATAATTGTTAAAGCAGATGTGCAGGGTACTGTGCAAGCTGTCACAGATGCGTTGAGGACTTTAAATAGTCCACAG CTTTATGTGAATATAGTCCATGTTGGAGTTGGTCCTATCTCTCATTCAGATGTTGACTTAGCACAAGCCTGTGGTGCATGTATTGTGGGCTTCAATGTCAAGAGTCCACCTAGTTCAATTAGTCAGGCCGCGATTCAAGCCAGTATAAAG ATAATGATGCATCGCGTGATCTATCATCTTCTAGAGGACGTTGGTAATTTGATAGTAGACAAGGCTCCTGGAACTTCTGAGACCCAGGTCGCTGGGGAGGCTGAGGTGTTGAGTATATTTGAGCTCAAAGGAAGGAGCAAATCCAAGGGAGATGATGTGAAGATTGCTGGCTGCCGGGTGATAGATGGCCGGGTGACCAAATCTTTGTTGATGAGGATTCTGAGAAGTGGGGAAATTGTTTATGAAGGTTCTTGTGTATCACTCAAGCGAGAGACGCAAGATGTGGAGACAGTATCGAAAGGCAATGAATGTGGACTCGTGATTCACGATTGTCATGATTTCCAGGTTGGAGATATCATCCAATCCTTAGAGCAAGTAATTAGAAAGCCCAAGTTCATTTCATCGGAGAGTGGTGCTGTTCGGATCGAGTGCTGA
- the LOC119989025 gene encoding translation initiation factor IF-2 isoform X1, producing the protein MYPYHIANLGHELLSLLLNRSCSFCPSSAILRMAWIQAGKKGVQASITKALTSTQKRQAVGLFFATKNLEVVKSSASARCIQEFSSSTILCGSNYCKVMRKESLIRCFHASPELLARRENDEPFANNLKKTHRKGKYAKKEKKTEPPVEAPYVPPKLRRTAKSLQDKVVDVFEGMTVSELAKRTGESTVTLQDILVNVGEKAESEFEPLSIDVAELVAMEVGINARRIHSNEGAELLPRPPVVTVMGHVDHGKTSLLDALRQTSVAAKEAGGITQHLGAFVVDMSSGASITFLDTPGHAAFSAMRARGAAVTDIVVLVVAADDGVMRQTLEAMSHAKAANVPIVVAINKCDKPAANPDRVKIQLASEGLQLEEMGGDVQVVEVSAVQKTGLDNLEEALLLQAEMMNLKARIDGPAQAYVVEARLDKGRGPLATAIVKAGTLVCGQYVVIGSEWGRIRAIRDMIGKLAVQARPAMPVEIEGLKGLPMAGDDIIVVESEERAKMLSAGRKRKFEKDRLRKISEGIETLETCEDGDEEQLPKRVEMPIIVKADVQGTVQAVTDALRTLNSPQLYVNIVHVGVGPISHSDVDLAQACGACIVGFNVKSPPSSISQAAIQASIKIMMHRVIYHLLEDVGNLIVDKAPGTSETQVAGEAEVLSIFELKGRSKSKGDDVKIAGCRVIDGRVTKSLLMRILRSGEIVYEGSCVSLKRETQDVETVSKGNECGLVIHDCHDFQVGDIIQSLEQVIRKPKFISSESGAVRIEC; encoded by the exons ATGTATCCGTACCACATCGCTAATTTGGGACATGAACTCCTATCTCTTCTGTTGAATCGAAGTTGTTCTTTTTGTCCT AGTTCGGCAATCTTAAGAATGGCTTGGATACAAGCTGGAAAAAAG GGTGTCCAAGCCAGTATCACCAAAGCTTTAACTTCAACACAAAAACGACAAGCAGTGGGGTTGTTTTTTGCAACTAAAAACCTGGAGGTTGTAAAATCTTCTGCTTCAGCGAGATGTATACAAG AGTTCTCTTCAAGCACGATTCTATGTGGGTCCAATTATTGCAAAGTTATGAGAAAAGAATCCCTGATAAG GTGTTTTCATGCCAGTCCGGAACTGTTGGCTAGAAGAGAAAACGATGAACCATTTGCTAATAATCTTAAGAAAACTCACAGAAAAGggaaatatgcaaaaaaagaaaagaaaactgaaCCACCTGTTGAAGCCCCATATGTGCCTCCAAAATTGAGAAGAACTGCCAAATCTTTGCAAGATAAAGTAGTTGATGTATTTGAAGGCATGACCGTTTCTGAGCTTGCCAAACGTACTGGTGAGTCAACAGTCACCCTTCAGGATATTCTTGTTAATGTTGGGGAAAAGGCTGAGTCAGAGTTCGAGCCTCTCAGCATCGATGTGGCAGAGTTGGTTGCGATG GAAGTTGGTATCAATGCTCGAAGGATCCACTCCAATGAAGGTGCAGAACTTTTACCACGACCTCCTGTTGTAACAGTCATGGGTCATGTTGACCATGGTAAAACTTCCCTTCTAGATGCTTTGCGGCAAACATCAGTTGCAGCGAAAGAAGCCGGAGGCATAACTCAGCATCTGGGTGCTTTTGTTGTTGACATGTCATCTGGAGCATCAATCACATTCCTAGATACTCCTGGCCATGCTGCATTTAGTGCAATGCGGGCAAGAGGAGCAGCTGTAACAGATATAGTCGTGCTAGTTGTGGCAGCTGATGATGGTGTGATGCGACAAACTCTTGAAGCAATGTCTCATGCGAAAGCAGCTAATGTACCCATTGTGGTTGCAATTAATAAATGTGACAAACCGGCTGCCAACCCTGATAGAGTAAAAATTCAGCTTGCATCGGAGGGGTTGCAGCTGGAGGAGATGGGTGGGGACGTTCAGGTTGTTGAGGTTTCAGCGGTGCAGAAAACTGGATTAGATAACTTGGAAGAGGCTTTGCTTCTTCAAGCGGAGATGATGAATCTAAAAGCCCGTATTGATGGTCCTGCTCAAGCGTATGTGGTTGAGGCAAGACTTGACAAAGGACGCGGTCCATTGGCTACAGCAATAGTGAAGGCGGGGACCCTGGTCTGTGGACAATATGTTGTCATAGGTTCAGAATGGGGAAGGATAAGGGCTATTAGGGACATGATAGGAAAACTTGCAGTGCAGGCCAGACCAGCAATGCCTGTTGAAATTGAAGGGTTGAAAGGACTTCCAATGGCAGGTGATGATATTATTGTTGTGGAATCCGAGGAGAGAGCTAAAATGCTTAGTGCAGGTAGGAAAAGGAAATTTGAAAAAGATAGGCTTCGGAAGATCAGTGAAggtattgaaactttggaaacaTGTGAAGATGGTGATGAAGAACAACTGCCTAAGAGGGTTGAAATGCCAATAATTGTTAAAGCAGATGTGCAGGGTACTGTGCAAGCTGTCACAGATGCGTTGAGGACTTTAAATAGTCCACAG CTTTATGTGAATATAGTCCATGTTGGAGTTGGTCCTATCTCTCATTCAGATGTTGACTTAGCACAAGCCTGTGGTGCATGTATTGTGGGCTTCAATGTCAAGAGTCCACCTAGTTCAATTAGTCAGGCCGCGATTCAAGCCAGTATAAAG ATAATGATGCATCGCGTGATCTATCATCTTCTAGAGGACGTTGGTAATTTGATAGTAGACAAGGCTCCTGGAACTTCTGAGACCCAGGTCGCTGGGGAGGCTGAGGTGTTGAGTATATTTGAGCTCAAAGGAAGGAGCAAATCCAAGGGAGATGATGTGAAGATTGCTGGCTGCCGGGTGATAGATGGCCGGGTGACCAAATCTTTGTTGATGAGGATTCTGAGAAGTGGGGAAATTGTTTATGAAGGTTCTTGTGTATCACTCAAGCGAGAGACGCAAGATGTGGAGACAGTATCGAAAGGCAATGAATGTGGACTCGTGATTCACGATTGTCATGATTTCCAGGTTGGAGATATCATCCAATCCTTAGAGCAAGTAATTAGAAAGCCCAAGTTCATTTCATCGGAGAGTGGTGCTGTTCGGATCGAGTGCTGA